One Triticum dicoccoides isolate Atlit2015 ecotype Zavitan chromosome 5B, WEW_v2.0, whole genome shotgun sequence genomic window carries:
- the LOC119305114 gene encoding uncharacterized protein LOC119305114 isoform X2 has translation MRKMSRASLGDDPETEREAKKPHLAEEEEVAGRTSHSEMIFAAFEHDRAQSQVKLDRVYDVIESVTEESSDPASPPLYEPYIPDELADRAANPGIRAAFRHAKAKYKAEQSRQASLFTMDHHRYKAPSCLFSDPCLLPIREPAKDAVLLAANSVIILSSSLESQPLNMCSGLWIQRDDSRKTAVVLTSAHLIRAKDPSKMDPWLEEWTGKYHREAKVIVHLLDNTTVLGRLLYLQEHYEFALYEVEVDKPVQLPTFIDSARSGQDVFRLGRDENLDLTITHGRVEYMVPDWYERCHYMYFSRDTSHNMFQDDGGLIIDLEGRVVGLVNNHINETFVPSSILHKCFDFWRRFKCIPRLHLGMTFTSIRLLDPICIERMRRKHSIEFGLIVEKVSKGSYAEKLGISKGDVIEGFNGKYISTTIETLGFYNSLVGKHVDRHMLGSLRPRK, from the exons ATGAGAAAGATGTCGAGGGCCTCCCTCGGCGATGACCCGGAGACGGAGCGGGAAGCGAAGAAGCCACacctggcagaggaagaggaggtagCTGGTCGAACATCCCATTCAGAGATGATCTTCGCGGCCTTTGAGCACGACAGAGCCCAATCCCAAGTAAAACTAG ATCGTGTGTATGATGTGATCGAGTCCGTGACGGAGGAATCCTCCGATCCAGCCAGCCCTCCACTCTACGAACCCTACATACCCGACGAGCTTGCTGATAGGGCTGCCAATCCGGGCATACGCGCTGCCTTCCGGCATGCCAAAGCCAAATACAAAGCAGAACAAT CTCGTCAGGCTTCTCTCTTCACAATGGATCATCACCGCTATAAAGCGCCTTCGTGCTTGTTCTCTGACCCATGCCTCCTTCCCATCCGTGAACCCGCAAAGGATGCAGTGCTTCTTGCTGCCAACTCGGTCATCATTCTCTCGTCCTCTCTCG AGAGTCAGCCGCTGAATATGTGCTCTGGTTTGTGGATTCAACGGGATGACAGTCGCAAAACCGCTGTTGTTTTGACGTCTGCTCATCTGATTCGCGCAAAGGATCCCTCCAAGATGGACCCGTGGTTGGAGGAGTGGACAGGCAAATATCACCGTGAGGCTAAG GTCATTGTTCACTTGCTAGACAACACTACCGTACTGGGCCGGCTCCTCTACCTGCAGGAGCATTATGAATTTGCTCTTTATGAGGTTGAAGTTGACAAACCAGTTCAGCTGCCCACTTTCATTGATAGTGCGCGTTCTGGCCAAGATGTTTTCCGACTTGGAAGAGATGAAAATCTGGATCTAACAATAACCCATGGTAGGGTAGAATACATGGTTCCAGATTGGTATGAGAGGTGTCATTACATGTATTTTTCCCGTGATACAAGTCACAATATG TTTCAGGACGATGGAGGGCTCATCATTGATTTAGAAGGGAGGGTTGTGGGTCTCGTTAACAATCACATTAATGAGACTTTTGTACCTTCTTCAATATTGCATAAGTGCTTTGATTTCTGGAGGAGGTTCAA GTGTATACCTCGGCTCCACCTTGGAATGACTTTTACTTCTATCAGACTTTTAGACCCAATTTGTATTGAGAGGATGAGACGTAAGCATAGCATCGAGTTTGGTCTTATTGTTGAGAAG GTCTCAAAAGGATCATATGCTGAGAAACTTGGAATCAGCAAGGGTGATGTTATTGAAGGTTTTAATGGAAAATATATTTCTACTACAATTGAG ACTCTTGGCTTTTATAATTCTCTAGTTGGAAAACATGTTGATAGACATATGCTGGGATCACTTCGACCAAGGAaatga
- the LOC119305114 gene encoding uncharacterized protein LOC119305114 isoform X1 — MRKMSRASLGDDPETEREAKKPHLAEEEEVAGRTSHSEMIFAAFEHDRAQSQVKLDRVYDVIESVTEESSDPASPPLYEPYIPDELADRAANPGIRAAFRHAKAKYKAEQSRQASLFTMDHHRYKAPSCLFSDPCLLPIREPAKDAVLLAANSVIILSSSLESQPLNMCSGLWIQRDDSRKTAVVLTSAHLIRAKDPSKMDPWLEEWTGKYHREAKVIVHLLDNTTVLGRLLYLQEHYEFALYEVEVDKPVQLPTFIDSARSGQDVFRLGRDENLDLTITHGRVEYMVPDWYERCHYMYFSRDTSHNMFQDDGGLIIDLEGRVVGLVNNHINETFVPSSILHKCFDFWRRFKCIPRLHLGMTFTSIRLLDPICIERMRRKHSIEFGLIVEKVSKGSYAEKLGISKGDVIEGFNGKYISTTIELENMLIDICWDHFDQGNELNEEKHVSVKIFDANKLSRKTKNLTVIVSDHGEDIVKGTYPITGK; from the exons ATGAGAAAGATGTCGAGGGCCTCCCTCGGCGATGACCCGGAGACGGAGCGGGAAGCGAAGAAGCCACacctggcagaggaagaggaggtagCTGGTCGAACATCCCATTCAGAGATGATCTTCGCGGCCTTTGAGCACGACAGAGCCCAATCCCAAGTAAAACTAG ATCGTGTGTATGATGTGATCGAGTCCGTGACGGAGGAATCCTCCGATCCAGCCAGCCCTCCACTCTACGAACCCTACATACCCGACGAGCTTGCTGATAGGGCTGCCAATCCGGGCATACGCGCTGCCTTCCGGCATGCCAAAGCCAAATACAAAGCAGAACAAT CTCGTCAGGCTTCTCTCTTCACAATGGATCATCACCGCTATAAAGCGCCTTCGTGCTTGTTCTCTGACCCATGCCTCCTTCCCATCCGTGAACCCGCAAAGGATGCAGTGCTTCTTGCTGCCAACTCGGTCATCATTCTCTCGTCCTCTCTCG AGAGTCAGCCGCTGAATATGTGCTCTGGTTTGTGGATTCAACGGGATGACAGTCGCAAAACCGCTGTTGTTTTGACGTCTGCTCATCTGATTCGCGCAAAGGATCCCTCCAAGATGGACCCGTGGTTGGAGGAGTGGACAGGCAAATATCACCGTGAGGCTAAG GTCATTGTTCACTTGCTAGACAACACTACCGTACTGGGCCGGCTCCTCTACCTGCAGGAGCATTATGAATTTGCTCTTTATGAGGTTGAAGTTGACAAACCAGTTCAGCTGCCCACTTTCATTGATAGTGCGCGTTCTGGCCAAGATGTTTTCCGACTTGGAAGAGATGAAAATCTGGATCTAACAATAACCCATGGTAGGGTAGAATACATGGTTCCAGATTGGTATGAGAGGTGTCATTACATGTATTTTTCCCGTGATACAAGTCACAATATG TTTCAGGACGATGGAGGGCTCATCATTGATTTAGAAGGGAGGGTTGTGGGTCTCGTTAACAATCACATTAATGAGACTTTTGTACCTTCTTCAATATTGCATAAGTGCTTTGATTTCTGGAGGAGGTTCAA GTGTATACCTCGGCTCCACCTTGGAATGACTTTTACTTCTATCAGACTTTTAGACCCAATTTGTATTGAGAGGATGAGACGTAAGCATAGCATCGAGTTTGGTCTTATTGTTGAGAAG GTCTCAAAAGGATCATATGCTGAGAAACTTGGAATCAGCAAGGGTGATGTTATTGAAGGTTTTAATGGAAAATATATTTCTACTACAATTGAG TTGGAAAACATGTTGATAGACATATGCTGGGATCACTTCGACCAAGGAaatgaattaaatgaagaaaaacaTGTCTCG GTAAAAATATTTGATGCTAACAAACTTAGCCGAAAAACTAAAAACTTAACCGTAATTGTATCGGATCATGGAGAGGACATTGTAAAAG GCACTTACCCTATCACGGGAAAATAA